In the genome of Syntrophorhabdaceae bacterium, the window CCTGTACCCTTTCAGGGTCGGTATTGATGTCACCGAGTATGACGTTCTCTATCCGCTCCTGCTTGATCAGGTCCCTCGCAACCCCCTGACCCATACCTCCCGTTCCTCCCAATACCAGTACCTTCATGCGTCCTCCTTGGGGTCGTGATAACTCTGGCAGCCGCCATATTCTCCGACGGCTTTAATCGTCACTTGCTTATGTCGAAGTCACCTTCCAGAAGCTCCGTGAGCACCCCGTGAAGCTTGTTGGGATGGTGCACGAAAGCATATCGTGTGCCGAAAAGTTCCCGTGGCTTCTTATCGATGAGGTCGACGTTCCTGTCCTTCAACTCTCCCATCGCCTTCGTGAGGTCATCGACCTTGTAGGATATGAGGAAAACACCCTCTCCCCTCCTATCGATGAATTTTGCAACATCCCCGTCCGGGGACGTTGATTCCATGAACTCCACCGCAACTTCGCCTATATAATACCGCGATACCTTGATCTTCTCCGAATCCGCGGTGTATTCGCATGACGGGATCAACCCGAAATCATCCCGGTATACCCTCTTGGTCTCCTCGAGGTCCTTGACGGCAAAACAGATATGGTCGATCTTTTCAATCTTCATGCCACCCCCCCCCTAAGTGTCCTTTTGCGCTTTTTCCTTCAGAGCTTTCAGAATTTTTTCCGGCGTGATGGGAAGATCCTTGATTCTGACCCCGACTGCATCGTAGATAGCGTTGGCGATTGCCGGAGCCGTGGGAACGAGCCCCGGCTCACCGATACCTTTCGCTCCGAAGGGACCATCATGTTCATCGGATTCCACTATGACGGCCTGTACCGGCGGCACGTCACGAACCGTCGGTATCTTGTAGTCAAGAAAATTGCCGTTCTTAAGATGGCCCCCGGCGAAGATCATTCTCTCGCCGAGCGTATACCCGATCCCTTGAAGCCCTCCTCCGTAGATCTGGCCTTCCAGCAGCATGGGGTTGATCGCCTTGCCGACATCGTGCGCCGCGATGTAGTTGAGGATCTTCACCTGCCCCGTCTGTCTGTCCACCTCAACCTCCACGCCATGGGCGCCGTAGGCATACGCCACGGAAAGGTTGCCCCTGAAGGTCTGGTCGAAGTTCTCGTTGGGAGGATCGTAGAAATGCTCCGCCACGAGCATCCTGCCCCCCAGTGCGTAGTGCGCCTTGCGCAGCACCTTGCCGAGGGGAATGCTCTTTTCCGTATCCTTCGTCGAAAAGATCACTCCGTCCTTCATCTCCAATGCTTCCGGCACCTCGCCGAGGTTCTTCGCCGCGATCTCCATGATCTGGGCCCTGATTTTATTGGCGGCGCCGAGGGCCGAATTTCCGGCGACGAAAGTGGTCCTGCTCGCATGGACCCCGACATCCCATGGACAAACATCGGTATCGTTATTAATGACGTTGATATCGTCCATGCTCACTCCGAGCACCTCGGCCACTATCTGGGCGATGACGGTATCGGAGCCCTGTCCGATCTCGGAGGACCCCGTTATGACATCGACCTTGCCGTTGTCGTCGACCTTGATGATGGTCCCGCACCCATCGGACTTGTACACCCTGGCGGCGCCTCCCACATGGATAAGGGATGCCATGCCGACTCCCCTGTCGCCGCCTTTTCCTCTCTTGCCCTTCCAGTCGAGCCTTTTATTGACCTCCTCTATACACTCTTTCATCCCGCAGGACGTGATCCTGAAGTTCTGAGGGGTTACCTCGCCCGGCTCATTCGCGTTGATCCTGCGGATCTCTAGAGGGTCTATGCCCGCCTTCAGCGCCAGCTGGTCAAGACAGGACTCTATGGCAAAGGTTGCCTGCGGGTTCCCGTATCCCCTGAATGCCTGACTGTAGGTATTGTTCGTATAGACGCATTTTGCAGTGTACTTGATGTTGGGGACCTTGTAGAGCGACGAAATGGGTACCATCATGACGGAAGGTGTCGTCGCCCCCCAGGACGTATAGGCGCCGTTGTCGAGGACCATCTCCATCTCCCTGAAGGTCAGCCGGCCATCCCTGTCGCAACCCTGGGATATCTTCGTGATCGTGCACTGCCGGGGAGAGGTGGCGAAGAACTCTTCCTCCCGCGAGAAAACGATCTTCACGGGCTTTCTCGTCCTGAGAGCAAGAAGGATGGCGATATACTCATACGCGTAGGTGTCGAGCTTGCTTCCGAAACCGCCGCCGATCACGGCCTGTATGATCCTTACCCGCCGGTTCCTGAGACCGAATGCCTTCAAGGCCTCCAGATAATCGTTCTGGGCGAGCGAAGGTATCTGAGTGTTGCTGTGCATGGTCAGATTATTGCTCACGTCGAAGGATGCTATGCACCCGCTCGTGCCAAGACAACAGTGTGTTACCCACTGGGTGCTGAAACTGTCCTCGGCGATAAAGGCCGACTCCTTCTTTGCGGCCTCCACGTCACCGTGTACGAATTTCCACGGCATCTTAAGCACGTTGGACTTGAATTCCTCATGGACAAGAGCCGATCCTTCCTTCATGGCCTCCAGCGGGTCGAAGATGCCCGGCAACTCCTCATATTCTACTTCGATGAGGTCCAGGGCCTCTTCAGCGATCTCGGGACTTATGGCGGCCACGGCCGCGATCTCGTCCCTCGTCGACAAAACCTTGCCTGACTTGAGGGGAGGATTGTCCTTCAGGAATCCAAACTTGAAATTACCCGGAACATCGGCGCCCGTAAGCACCGCCTTTACCCCCGGAAGTGCCAGCGCCTTTGTTGTATCCATCTTCACTATCCTTGCGTGGGGATGCCTGCTGTAAAGGATCTTGCCATAGAGCATACCCGGTACCTTCAGGTCCTGTATATAAACGGCTTCTCCCGTGGCCTTGAGAGGAGCGTCCTTCTTGGGTACCCTTTGTCCAACAAATTTCAGGCCGTCCATGGTCACCTCCCATCCGCAACGGACTTTATGGCATCAATGATCTTGACATAGCCGGTGCATCTGCAGAGATTACCCTCGATACTTTCTTTGATATCCTCTTCCGTCGGCTCTCCCTTCTCATCGAGAAGCGCCTTCGAGGACATTATCATCCCGGGGATACAAAACCCGCACTGCACTGCGCCTTCATCAACAAAGGCCTTCTGGAGAGGATGGAGTTCGCCGTCTCTGGTCATGAGGCCTTCTATGGTCGCTATCGTTCTGCCCTCTGCCTCCATGACCGGATAGAGGCACGAGTTGACCGCCTTGCCGTCGATGATGACGGTACAGGCCCCGCACTCTCCGTAGCCACACCCTTCCTTCGTCCCTGTCATCTCGAGGACCTCCCGGAGCAGGTACAGGAGCGTCCATTTAGGGTCTGCTTCAACGACTATCTTTTCATTGTTCAATGTGAAGGTGATCTCTTTTCTCATAATATGCCCCCTTACCAGAGCCGTTCTGGCCATATCGTGTCATCGGGCCTGATGACACGATCGACTGCCCTGAGAATGGCACGCTCCGTCAGGACCTTCACCATGTCCCGGCGGTACCATGCCTCGCCGCGTATGCTGTCCCTGGGCTGTGCTTCCGATGCGGCTATCTCGCCGATCTCCTTGAAGAGATCTTCCGAAATGACCTTGCCTTTGAGTGCCTCTTCAGCTCTCTTCGCCCTCATCGGCCTCGGGGCAACAACCCCCATGGCTATCCGCACGTCCTCACAGACAAGCCCTTCGTCCTCGAATCGCTTCAGGACATTGGAGATGCTGTCGATGGTGCACAAGGCGTCCCTGCAGCCCACCTCATTGCCGTCTATCCTGATGGTCACCCGCACGGCCACTCCCAGCATGGGCAGGTCCATCGCCTGGCGCCTGGTATGTTTGATGTAGGCCGAGCCGGTCTTCTCGCCAAAGAAAGGTATGGCAAAGCCCTTTAAGATCTCCCCCCTGTCAAGGGACACCTTGTTCGGCCCAAGAAAAAACTCGTCAAGGGGCAGCGTTCGTTCTCCCTCTCTTCCCGCTATGATCACCTTCGCGTCAAGGACAAGGAGCGGGCAGGCCGTATCCGCAGACGGCGCCGCATTGCAGATGTTGCCCCCCACTGTGGCGACGTTGCGGATCTGCAGGGAACCCACCTTCTTCGCAGCGTCGGTGAGCGCACTGTAGTTTCTTTGAATATGGGCGTTCTTCGCGATCGCATTGTGTGTGACGGCGCATCCTATATTCAAACCGCCTTCGGTGTTCACATAGGCGAGATCGCCTATGTTCCGCAAGGAAATGAGACACCCCGGGGCAAGTTTCTTCTGCCGGATGAGCACCATCACGTCCGTACCTCCGGCGATGTAGACACCCTTGCCGCCGGATCCCTCCATCAAGGCCATGGCCTCATCGATGGTCGCGGGCCTGTAATACTCGTAGCTCCCCATAACCCCCTCCTTATTTTAACCCTGGAACGAAGCGTTCTCTTTATGAATCCCGGTTGTCATAAACCCTTTTTGTCTTGCGCTCGGACCGTGGAAGGGACCCGTAATCCTCCACCTCCACATCGCAGCTCACAAGCACCTGCTTCTTGACCTCTTTTTCTATGGTCTTCCTGATGTGCTTGTCGGCGTCATGGGATTTTTCCATCCCCTGGGCCCTCTCCACCTTAATGGTCATGTGGTCCTTGCCGCCCTTGTCCTTCCTGTAGAGCAGGATCTGGTATTCGCTGCCAACATCCTTGACGTTGGACAGTATCTGATCGATATGGCTGGGATAGATATTCACCGCCCTGAAGATGAACATGTCGTCGCTGCGCCCCAGTATCCTGTCGTGGCGCGGCATGAGACTCCCGCAGGGACATCTCCCCGGCATGATCCTCGTCAAGTCCCTCGTGCGATAGCGGATGAGGGGAGCCCCCTCCTTGCGAAGCGTGGTCACCACCATCTCGCCCACCTCGCCCTCGGGTACGGGCTTGAGCGTTTCAGGATCCAATATCTCCAGTATGTAATAATCGGCCCAGTAGTGGATGCCTGTATGGTAGCGGCAATCGAGACCCGTCCCGGGACCGTAGAGTTCCGTCATACCAGGGATATCGAATAGCTGGTCGTAGGCAACCCCGGAAAGCTCCGATATCCTCATGCGCATGGCATCGCTTGCCCGCTCGGAACCGAAGATCATTTTTCTCAAGGGGATCTTTCCCTTCAGACCCCTTTCCTCGATGAGTTCCGCCATGAGAAGGCCCATGGAAGCGGTGCACGTCATGGCCGTTGTCCCGAAGTCCTGCAGGAACTGGCACTGCATGTCCGTGTTTCCGGGACCGATGGGTATCGACATCGCCCCGAAACGCTCGCATCCATTCTGGAAACCCCACCCCGCCGTCCAGACGCCATATCCCACGGCTATCTGGATCCTGTCCTCGGGCGTGCAGTCTGCGTATGAGTAACACCGGGCGAACATATTGGCCCAGTCGTCGATGTCCTTCGCGGTGTAACAAAGCACTTTTCGCTTCCCCGTCGTTCCGCTCGACGCATGTATGCGGACGACCTTGTCAAAGGGGACGCTCCTCAAAGGGAAGGGGTATCCTTCCTGAAGGTCTTTGCTCGTTGAAAAGGGCAGTTTGTGAATATCCCCAAGGGACTTGATATCGTCCGGTCTTACCCCTGCCTCGTCAAGTGTCCTCCGGTAATGTGTAGAACCGTTGTATGCATGTTCGACGGTCCATTTAAGTCCGTCGAGTTGGAGAACTTTCAGCTCCTTTTCAGATCTCACTTTTGAATCGAATGGCCGCTCCATGTTCACTGTCCTCCTCTTGCCCGTGATATGCCGGCGCGCGGCATGTCGTTCTTCACTGTCTCAGCTTCCTTGTCTCTTCCTGATCGATCTCGAGGGTCTTCGGATCGACCGCCACTTTGTAGTTCGATCTTGCACTGTCAAGACTTACATATCCCTCAAGGACGTCTCTCAGAACCATCTCGGGGTCGCGGTCGATGGAATTGCCGTAGCCGCCGCCTCCCGGAGCGTCTATGATAACCACGTCGCCTGGCTTGAGTTGTGTCAACCCATAGGAATTACCCGGCACGCCGTTTACAAGGAACTGCGCCCTGGCTCCGGGTTTGCCCCCGAAAAGACCTTCCGCGGGATATGTATAGCGGCCCGCCTGGATGCCCAGGTTGACCGGTGGGATCGGAGCATATTCATCATCGGGCACCCTGAACACCTCCCGTTTTCCAAGACCGCCCTTCATCTTGCCGATGCCGCCGGAATCGGGGAGGATCTCCCTCCTCTCCACGATAAGCGGTGTATCGCTCTCGAAGATCTCCACCGGAGTATTTGCACCGTTGGCAGGAAAAATATAAACGTAGTTACCGTCATTGCCCGCTCCCGCACCCATGCCGCCGCCCCTTATGATAACGCTGTGCCACGGTCTTGCGTCCTTTCTCTTCCCGTAAAAAACATTCATCGCCGCCGGTGTGCCGCCCGACGCGGCTATCACCTTGTCGGGCAGGACGTTCGACAGGGCGCGGTAGATGACCTCCGTGAGGAAATGGCCCACCCCCATGCGCGCCGCCACGGCCGCCGGGAACTTGCAGTTGATCACGGTACCCTCGGGAGCGGTCAGAGCGATCGGCCTCGCACACCCGTCGTTGTTGGGGATGTCTGGGGCAAACATGCTCTTTATCGCCATGAATACATAGGCATAGGTAAAATTGTAGACCACGTTGCCGCCCCAGTTGACCTGCCCCGATGAACCTTCGAGGTCGACGATGATATCACTTCCCTTTATCTCCACCTTCGCCTCGATGATGATATCGTCGTTCCCCTTCATCTGTTCGATGATGCCCTGCGTACTGTACACTCCGTCGGGGATCTTTTCTATCTCCTCCCTCATGCTCTTCTCGGTGATTCCGATGATCTGGTCGGCGAGGTCCTCGAGGTCCTCGAGATCGCTCTCCTTGAGCATCTGGCATATCTTTTCGCCGCATACATGGTTCGCCGCTATCTGCGAGCGGATATCACCGATCACCTCATCCGGCGTCCTCACGTTCCAGCGGATCAGGTCAAGAACGGACTCGTTGAGCACGCCCTTGTCGTAGAGCTTGACGAGGGGGATGAAAAGCCCCTCCTCAAAGACATCATGGTTATCGGACGCAACTCTTCCGCCGATGTCGGAATGATGGAAAACGCAGGCGGTAAAGGCCACCAGCCGGTCCTTGTAGAATATGGGGCTCATCACGCACACATCGTTGAGATGCCCGGCGAGGGCCCAGGGATCGTTGGTGATAAAAGCATCTCCGGAATTATAATAGTCGAGGGGATATTTGTTGACAAGGTTTTTTATGCCAAGGGCCATCGCTCCCGACTGCCCCGGCGTAGCAAACGAACCTTGCGCAAGTTCCCGGCCGAAGCGGTCCGTGAACATGCAGGTGTAGTCATGTGCGTCCCGAAGAAGACTTGAAAAAGCGGTTCGGGCGACGCTGCCGTCCGCTTCATCAACGATGGAAATAAGCCTTCTCCACAGGATCTCCAGTGTTATCGGATCAAACGTGCGCGCCATCAGCGTACCTCCTTCAGATCGACCCAGAGGAACCCGAAATCGTCGACGGACACATGGGCGCCTTCACCCACGATGAGTGTCGATTCCTTTTCTTCGATGATCGCGGGACCGGGAAACTGTGCCGACGGGAAAAGACTGTAGCGGTCATAGACCGTAAAGGGTATGAAATCCTTCGATATCGGCGAATATGCAAGCCGCTGTCCCTTGACAGCCATATCCATGGTGCGGCCCTTCCCGTCCAGTTTTGGCAATTGCAGGAGCTTCTCGGGAAGGCTGGCCCTGACCTTGAAGTTGATGAACTCCACTTCAGAGTCCGGGTATGTCCTTCCGTAGAGCTTCTCGTAAGCGTCGTCAAAAAGTTTCCGCACCTGCGCCCTCGTCACCGCGGCAAAGTTGCCGTCGGGCACGGAAATGTTCATCTCCGAGCCCTGGCCGACGAAACGCATGTCCAGGGACCTGTCGAAGCGGATCGTGTCCCCGGTGGCCTCTTTTCTCAGTATGTTCCCGGCGTCCCTTTCGAGTCCCCTGAAGATCTCCTCCATATCGGCGAAAGACACGTCTGCGAGGGACACCTTGTGGCTTCTCAGGAGGTCAAAGGCCCGCGGAGCCGTAAAGAAACCCATCGCCGACCCGACACCCGCATTGGGGGGAATGAGCATTCGGGGCGCCCCCAGTTTCTTCGCAAGGCCGTAGGCATGGACCGGTCCGGCCCCGCCGAAGGCGGAGATCGTGACGATCTTTGGGTTGCCTCCTTTTTCCGCTATGTGCGTCTTTGCGGCGGCCGCCATCGTTTCGTTGATAAGATCGTGGATTCCCCAGACGGCCTGGATGAAGGAAACGCCAAGCGGTTTCGCTATCTTCTCCTCGACCCCGCGGCGCGCGCCCTCCTTGTCGAGTTTCATCGTCCCGCCGAGAAAGTAGTTCTCGTCAAGATAACCCAGAAGGAGGTCTGCATCGGTTACACAGGGGTCCTGGCCTCCCCGGCCGTAGCAGATGGGCCCGGGGTCCGCGCCCGAGCTCTCCGGCCCCACATGGAGTGTTCCAAGCTTGCTCACCTTCGCTATGCTGCCCCCTCCGGCGCCTATCTCCATGAGATCGACGACGGGGACCTGGATGGTAAGCCCGCTCCCCTTCATGAACCTCTGGACCCGACCGACTTCGAAGGTTGGCACCACACCGGCAACACCTTTCTGGATAAGACACGACTTGGCGGTCGTACCGCCCATGTCAAAGCAGAACATCTCGGGAATGTTGAAATGTTTCCCGTAATACTGCCCCGCTATGACGGCGGCGGTCGGCCCCGATTCGATGATGCGCACGGGGAATTCGGCGGCGGTTTCGACGGAGGTGACCCCTCCGCTCGATAGCATTATGAAGAGCTTGCCTGTAAAACCTATGGACCGGAGCCGTCCCGAAAGTTTGGATAGGTATCGCCCGGTGAGAGGCTTTACGTAAGCGTTCGTCACTGTGGTGCTCGTTCTTTCATACTCCTTTATCTGAGGGAGGACATGATAGGAGATCGACGTTGAAACCCCCGGCGCCTCCTTGTGGATGATGTCCTCGATCATCCGTTCGTGAGCCGGGTTCTCGAAGGAATTGAGAAGACATACGGCAATGGATTCGACACCCATTTCAACAAGCGCCCGCACCGTCCTTCGGGCATCTTCGGGATCCAGCGCCTTCAGGACGGTCCCGTCGCTTCGTATTCTTTCATCCACCTCTATGCGGAATCTCCTCGGAATGAGCGGTTGAGGAAACTCCGAGAATATATCATAGGGGGCGTAGCGGATCTCCCGGCCGATCTCCAGTATGTCCCTGAAGCCTTTCGTGGTGATAAGGCCCGTTCTCGCTCCCTTCCTCTCGATTATGGAATTGATGACCAGCGTCGTCCCGTGTATCAGTTCGTCCAGTTTCCCCATGAAACCCGGAGTCGTCTTCTCGAGCCCCCGTATCCCCTCCTCCACGGCATCCGATGGGTCCCGGGGCGTCGTCAGGCACTTCCCCGTCTTTATCTCTCCCGTTTGGTCATCGAGCAGGACAAAATCAGTGAACGTGCCCCCGATATCGCAACCCAGCCGGTAATACCTGTCTTGCATGTGTTCCCCCTTTTTAAAGACCTTTCCAGCAGCCTGAACCGCTCGAACTGTTTGAACGCCGGATGCGGCATATTTGGGCGTCCGAACCGCCGTGAACGGTCCGGACAACCCACGCCACAACCCCCCTTGCCCTAAAAAAGCGCCGGCTCCTGGAACTCCCCGAAGACATCCCTGAAGACCCTGGCCATCTCACCCACCGTCGCATAGGCTTTGCACGACTCCACGAGATAGGGCATCACGTTCTTTCCAGCTCTTGTTGCCGTCTCAAGTTCCTTGAGTGTCCGCTGCACTTCCCGATCATTCCGCTCCCGACGGAGCTGCTTGAGGGCCGCCACCTGTTTTTCGGCGGATTCCCCGGTGTACTCATGGAGCTCCACGTCCATGGGCTCGCCTTCGGTGTGAATGTTAAGTCCCACCTTTTTCAGCTCGCCCGACTGCAGGCCCTTCTCATACTCATAGGCCTGCCGGGAGACAAGGCGCTGCACATATCCTGTGGCAACGGCCCGTACAATGCCGCCGACCTTTTCGACCTTCTCCATCTCCTCTTCTATCTTCGCTTCCATCTCCTTCGTGATGGTCTCGATGAAATAACTGCCCGCGAGGGGGTCGACAGTATCCCGAAGCCCTATCTCATCCATGAGAAGCTGCAGGGTGCGAAGGGACAGGATCGCCGAGTGGGGCGTGGGGATCGTGTATGCCTCATCGTAACTGCAAAGGGCGATGGTCTGGGCTCCGGCAAGTGCGGCGGAAAGCGCGTAATAGGCGCCGCGCATGATATTGTTTTCGGGCTGCGCCTTGGTGAGACCGTAACCCCCGCCGCCGAAGAGACCGCGCAGGTACATGTTCGAATCCTTCTTGACCCCGTATTTCTCCTTGAGGTTCCTGGCCCAGAGCTTCCTCGCCGCCCTGAACTTCGCAACCTGCTCCCAGATGTTGCCGAAAACGTTCAGGTTGAAGGAGAAGTGGCCGACGAAATCATCGACGTCATATCCGCGCTTCAAGACGTTATCTATATAGGCGTTGGCGATGAGGATGGCGTAGCCTATCTCCTGGGCGGGTGTGGCCCCCGACTCGCGGATATGATAGCCGCATATGCTCACAGGGTTGGTCCGGGGCAGAACGTTCATGGAGTACTCGATGGTGTCTCCTATGAGGCTCACGGCCGGCTCAACAGGGAAGATCCAGGAGCCTCTTCCGATCATCTCCTTCAAGATGTCGTTCTGCGGCGTCGCCGATATCCTTTTGGGGTCGAATCCGTATTTCTCCGCCACCGCCTGGTACATGGCAAGCATGATGGAGGCGACGGCATTGATCGTCAGGCCGGAGCCGATCTTTTCGAGGTTTATGTCCTTGAAGGCTATCTCAAAATCCCTGAGAGAATCGATGGCCATGCCAACTCTGCCCACTTCACCCTCGGCCATGGGGTCGTCGGAGTCGTAGCCCATCTGCGTGGGGAGGTCGAAGGCGACGTTGAGCCCCGTTTGACCGTGGGATATCATGAGCTTGAAACGCTCGTTCGATTCCTCAGGCGTGCCAAAACCGGTATACTGCCGCGTCGTCCATGCCCTGCTCCGGAAACCCTCGGCGTGAATGCCGCGGGTGAAGGGGTACTGCCCCGGCGCGGCAAGATCCTTCTCGTAGGAAAAACCCACCTGTTCCAGGTCTTCGGGGCCGTAGCACGCCTTGACATGGATACCCGACTGCAGGGTCACATCGGTGATCCTGTCCTTTTCATCCTTTGTGTATTTCGCTACTCCCATTGCGCGCCTCCTCAGGACTTCTTAGCGTTGTCATTGATGAAACTGGTGATCTCCGAGAACGGTGTCCCCCCGGGGAAGACTCCCTTGACCCCCAGTTCCTTGAGCCTGAGGACATCCCTCACCGGTATGACCCCGCCGACGACGACCATCTTGTCGTCTATGCCCTCTTCGCGGGCCTTCTTCACCAGCCTTTCGGTTATGGGAATATGTGCGCCGCTCATGATAGACAACCCGATGACATCCACATCCTCCTGGATCGCTATCCTGACGATCTGATCCACCGTCCGGTGAAGTCCGGTGTATATCACTTCCATACCCGCTTCCTTGAGGGCGTGGGCGACCACTTTCGCCCCGCGGTCATGTCCGTCCAGTCCGGGCTTCGCAACTAAGATCTTGATGGGCCTCGTGTCCAATAGTGCCTCCTTCCTTGTTTCATCTGTACTTCCGCCCGCTACAGCGTTTTACCTGCGTCGAGTTCCTGAATGATGATGTCCATGCCTCGCAAGATGTGTTTCTTGACCAGTTCCTCGACCCTCTTCTTGTCCTTCTTGCGCATGGCTTTGACCATGTCCTCATGGTCCCGCAGGGAGACCTTTGCGTAATGTTCACAGCCAAGAAGGGGCCGTCGGTAACGATGAATGGCATCCCTGAAACTGTTTATCAGGGAATAGAGTTTGCCGCTTCCCGCGGCCTCGTATATGATCTCATGGAACTGGGTGTTAAGCTGCATGAGCCTGTCCGTGTTGTTGCCTTTTCTTTCGAAGACCTTCTTGTAGGCGCCTATGCTGTCCTCAAGCTTCTTCAATATCGCATCGGTGATGTGTTCCGTGGCGAGATAGGCGGCATAGCTTTCGAGAAGGGCCCTGATGCCGAGGGTCTCCTCGATCTCCTCACGGGTGAGACCTTTCACCATGAAACCGCGGCCCCCGCTCTTTTCCACAAGGCCTTCCTGCTCCAGCTTCTTTACCGCCTCCCGTACGGGAACCCGGCTCACTTCCATCTGCGCTGAAAGCTGGTTCTCGATGAGCCGCTGCCCCGGAGGGATATCACCCTTGACGATCGCCTGCTTCAGGTAATCGTAGGCCACGTCCCCCATGGAACGAGGTTTACCCAGAGCCCGTATCCCTTTGAGCGGGCTTGTCCTTGACGTTGTCTTTTTCGAAGCTCCCGTCATTTCAGCTCCATTCAGTCCGTCCCCGCATTGAGGCCCGATCAACCGAACCTGTACTGAACTCCATATTCGCCTCCCGGGTAATCCCACGTTATGGAACCATAGATGCAGGCTATCATGCACGTGCCGCATTCCAGGCATCCGGCATATTCTACCACCATCTCTCCCGTCTCTTCGTTGAGGGAATAGAGATGCCCGGGACAGACCGCAATGCACATGCGCTCCTTGCAGCCCGCACAGATCGTCTGATTGAGAACGATATGGCTTTTGGTGTCATTCTTCATCGCGTTGAGGGCGATCTTTTCCTCGACCTTCATCGTCATAATTTCCTCGCAGCCAGGAGGTCCTTCAGGGTTTCCATATTGAGGACATATTTCTTTGCGACCCTTTTTGCCGTCCTGTAAAGACCTTCCTTGGGTTTGTCATTTATGGTGAATAGCTCATCGAAAAGCTCGCACAGAAACCTCGGGTAGACCGTGAAGAACCGCTGTCTGTCAAGAACCTCCCGGGAATTGCGGAAGGTCTCCATATCGGGCAGCACGAAGCTCTCCCGCAACCTCTTCTCATAGCGGGACAGGGAACTCTCCGAGACATCGTTTCCGTCCAGGGCCTCCACCGCTGTGTCTGCCGCCATGACACCCGAGGCGATGGCAAATTCCATGCCCCTCACCGTCAGGCCCAGGTTGAGGGCAAAACCGGCGGCATCCCCGGCGATGAGCATACCGCCGGTATACAGCTTCGGGGCCGCCCCGATCCCTGCCTCGGA includes:
- a CDS encoding VOC family protein — its product is MKIEKIDHICFAVKDLEETKRVYRDDFGLIPSCEYTADSEKIKVSRYYIGEVAVEFMESTSPDGDVAKFIDRRGEGVFLISYKVDDLTKAMGELKDRNVDLIDKKPRELFGTRYAFVHHPNKLHGVLTELLEGDFDISK
- a CDS encoding xanthine dehydrogenase family protein molybdopterin-binding subunit — protein: MDGLKFVGQRVPKKDAPLKATGEAVYIQDLKVPGMLYGKILYSRHPHARIVKMDTTKALALPGVKAVLTGADVPGNFKFGFLKDNPPLKSGKVLSTRDEIAAVAAISPEIAEEALDLIEVEYEELPGIFDPLEAMKEGSALVHEEFKSNVLKMPWKFVHGDVEAAKKESAFIAEDSFSTQWVTHCCLGTSGCIASFDVSNNLTMHSNTQIPSLAQNDYLEALKAFGLRNRRVRIIQAVIGGGFGSKLDTYAYEYIAILLALRTRKPVKIVFSREEEFFATSPRQCTITKISQGCDRDGRLTFREMEMVLDNGAYTSWGATTPSVMMVPISSLYKVPNIKYTAKCVYTNNTYSQAFRGYGNPQATFAIESCLDQLALKAGIDPLEIRRINANEPGEVTPQNFRITSCGMKECIEEVNKRLDWKGKRGKGGDRGVGMASLIHVGGAARVYKSDGCGTIIKVDDNGKVDVITGSSEIGQGSDTVIAQIVAEVLGVSMDDINVINNDTDVCPWDVGVHASRTTFVAGNSALGAANKIRAQIMEIAAKNLGEVPEALEMKDGVIFSTKDTEKSIPLGKVLRKAHYALGGRMLVAEHFYDPPNENFDQTFRGNLSVAYAYGAHGVEVEVDRQTGQVKILNYIAAHDVGKAINPMLLEGQIYGGGLQGIGYTLGERMIFAGGHLKNGNFLDYKIPTVRDVPPVQAVIVESDEHDGPFGAKGIGEPGLVPTAPAIANAIYDAVGVRIKDLPITPEKILKALKEKAQKDT
- a CDS encoding (2Fe-2S)-binding protein, yielding MRKEITFTLNNEKIVVEADPKWTLLYLLREVLEMTGTKEGCGYGECGACTVIIDGKAVNSCLYPVMEAEGRTIATIEGLMTRDGELHPLQKAFVDEGAVQCGFCIPGMIMSSKALLDEKGEPTEEDIKESIEGNLCRCTGYVKIIDAIKSVADGR
- a CDS encoding xanthine dehydrogenase family protein subunit M, which translates into the protein MGSYEYYRPATIDEAMALMEGSGGKGVYIAGGTDVMVLIRQKKLAPGCLISLRNIGDLAYVNTEGGLNIGCAVTHNAIAKNAHIQRNYSALTDAAKKVGSLQIRNVATVGGNICNAAPSADTACPLLVLDAKVIIAGREGERTLPLDEFFLGPNKVSLDRGEILKGFAIPFFGEKTGSAYIKHTRRQAMDLPMLGVAVRVTIRIDGNEVGCRDALCTIDSISNVLKRFEDEGLVCEDVRIAMGVVAPRPMRAKRAEEALKGKVISEDLFKEIGEIAASEAQPRDSIRGEAWYRRDMVKVLTERAILRAVDRVIRPDDTIWPERLW
- a CDS encoding phenylacetate--CoA ligase, yielding MERPFDSKVRSEKELKVLQLDGLKWTVEHAYNGSTHYRRTLDEAGVRPDDIKSLGDIHKLPFSTSKDLQEGYPFPLRSVPFDKVVRIHASSGTTGKRKVLCYTAKDIDDWANMFARCYSYADCTPEDRIQIAVGYGVWTAGWGFQNGCERFGAMSIPIGPGNTDMQCQFLQDFGTTAMTCTASMGLLMAELIEERGLKGKIPLRKMIFGSERASDAMRMRISELSGVAYDQLFDIPGMTELYGPGTGLDCRYHTGIHYWADYYILEILDPETLKPVPEGEVGEMVVTTLRKEGAPLIRYRTRDLTRIMPGRCPCGSLMPRHDRILGRSDDMFIFRAVNIYPSHIDQILSNVKDVGSEYQILLYRKDKGGKDHMTIKVERAQGMEKSHDADKHIRKTIEKEVKKQVLVSCDVEVEDYGSLPRSERKTKRVYDNRDS
- a CDS encoding hydantoinase B/oxoprolinase family protein, which translates into the protein MARTFDPITLEILWRRLISIVDEADGSVARTAFSSLLRDAHDYTCMFTDRFGRELAQGSFATPGQSGAMALGIKNLVNKYPLDYYNSGDAFITNDPWALAGHLNDVCVMSPIFYKDRLVAFTACVFHHSDIGGRVASDNHDVFEEGLFIPLVKLYDKGVLNESVLDLIRWNVRTPDEVIGDIRSQIAANHVCGEKICQMLKESDLEDLEDLADQIIGITEKSMREEIEKIPDGVYSTQGIIEQMKGNDDIIIEAKVEIKGSDIIVDLEGSSGQVNWGGNVVYNFTYAYVFMAIKSMFAPDIPNNDGCARPIALTAPEGTVINCKFPAAVAARMGVGHFLTEVIYRALSNVLPDKVIAASGGTPAAMNVFYGKRKDARPWHSVIIRGGGMGAGAGNDGNYVYIFPANGANTPVEIFESDTPLIVERREILPDSGGIGKMKGGLGKREVFRVPDDEYAPIPPVNLGIQAGRYTYPAEGLFGGKPGARAQFLVNGVPGNSYGLTQLKPGDVVIIDAPGGGGYGNSIDRDPEMVLRDVLEGYVSLDSARSNYKVAVDPKTLEIDQEETRKLRQ